In Campylobacter sp., the DNA window GCGGCAAGCCGTGGCTGCTCGCGTTTCGCGGTTTTATCGGCAGCTGCGGTATCTTAGCGACCTTTTACAATATCGCTCACATCGATCTTGGCACCGCTTTTACCTTCCAAAAGACGGCACCCATTTTCACCGCGCTATTTTCGGCGTTTTTCTTAGGCGAAAAGCTAAGCTCTAAGGGCTGGTTTGCGATACTGCTGGGCTTTGGCGGAATTTTACTCGTCGTGCGCCCGCACATCGGCATCAGCGTAACCGACGCGGTGGGAATCTTCGGCGGCATGTGCGCGGGGCTTGCATACACGAGCGTGCGCGAGCTCCGCAAACACTACGCCACCAACCTCATCGTGCTGGTTTTCGTCTCGTCCGCTACCTTTCTAAGCGCGATGATGATGGTTGCGGGCTGGGCGCTTGAAGGTAGCGAGGTTAAAATTTTAGGACTTTTCAGCGGCGCGGATTTAGCGAAGCTCGCTTACTTCAACCCGCCAAGCCTTTTTGACTGGGTGCTCGTGGCGCTTCTGGGTGTCAGCGGTATCTACTTTCAAATTTACATGACGCGCGCCTACGCCGCTTCACGCAAAGCGGGCATAGTCGCCGCGATCAGCTACAGCGACATCCTATTTAGCATGGCACTCGGCATTATGCTAGGCGATCATCTGCCCGGTCCGATCGTGCTAGCAGGCATTGCGGTGGTGATTTTAAGCGGAATTTTAATCGCCCGCGAGCGCTAAATTTAAATCTAAATTTAAAACTAATTCAAACGCGCCGAGGGGCTAAATTTCATCCGCGTCGCCCGCCTGCGATAAATTTCAGTGATATAAAAGTCTTAAAAAGCTAAGATTGCGATAAAGTTCTACGGTGTAGAAATATTTTTCGATGGATTTAAAATTTTATGCATTTTATCGGTACCAACATCGGCGGGGCGTCGTCAAAGCTCTCCGTTATGGACGAACGCGGCGAATTTTGCGAGCTGTTTTTGCTGCCAAGCGGCTTTAGCGCGGTCAAGGTCGCGCGCCAGATCAAGCAAAATTTGGAGCAAAAAGGCTACGGCGATGGCTTCGTGACGGCTACGGGCTACGGGCGCATTAGCGTGGAGTACGCACAGCTTAGCATGAGCGAAATTTTATGCCACGGCCTTGGGGCGCACTTTTTGTTTGAGCAAGACTGCACCGTAGAGGGCATGGGCGGGCAGGATACGAAGGCGATCAAGACCCTAAACGGCAAGCCTGCGGATTTTATCATGAACGACAAATGCTCGGCGGGCACGGGCAAATTTTTAGAGATCAGCGCGGGCCGCCTGGGGCTAGAACTAAGCGAAATTTACAAAACCGCCCGCAAAAATCCCGCGATCAAACTAAGCCCCCCCATGCATGGTTTTTGCTGAGACTGTCCTCGCTAAGTGCAAACGAAGGGCGATCCGGTAGCAAATATCGCCGAGCGCTACTTCAAAATTCCATGCTCGGTGATGTATCAAAACGATGCCAGAGGCGATATTATCAAGGAATTTATCCGCGAGTATCAAGCAGACGGCGTCATCGACGTCGTGCTAAGCGGCTGCCACACCTACGCGACCCTGACAAACAGGATCAAAGAGGCGAGCCGCGAAGCAGGAGCGAACTATATGTCGCTAAAGACTGATTATTCAAAACAGGGCGTCAGGCAAATTCGCACGCGCTCGGAAGCGTTTATCGAGCTACTTTAGCGAGTCTTACTTGAAATTTTGAAATGAAGAATTTTCTAAATTTAAAAACAAACCAAAGAAAGGAGAAGTTGCATGAAATTTAAAGAGATAGACGAATCTCGTCGCGGCTTTTTAAAAGGAGCTTTGGCGGCGGCAGCCATCGCCGGACCCGAATCGATGCTCGCCGGCTTCACGCCGTTTAAGCCTGATTCGCTGCAGGTTTGGTCGTGCGGAGGTTTATCTGAGGCTTTTGCGCAGATAAACGCAGTGTACGAGTCCAAAACGGGGCATAATATCCAGTACACTGGCGCCTTTGCAGGTGCGCTCGGAAAGTCGCTACTGGCCTTGCAGGGCAAGACGGAGGTTTTCGGCGCTCGCGTTTTGGAGCTAAGCCAAAAACTACGCAAGGCTGGCCTTAGCCTTCGCTTTAGACCGCTATGTTTTACCGACTACGTTTTAGTAGTGCCGAAGGGAAATCCCGCGGGCATTCGCGATCTAAAGGATCTAGCAGAACCCGGCGTGCGTGTGATGCTGCCGCTAAGGGCTTCGCCTCCGGGCAGCGGACCGGTAAAGGGAATTTTGAAAAATTCCGGCCTTACCGAGCCTGTTATGAAAAATATGATCGCCAACGGTTCATGCGTCATCCAGATGATGTGCGATCTGGTAGATGGCAAGGGTGATGCGTCCATCATCGAAAAGCGCCTAACGACGCACGATAGATTTAAAGACAAAATCGAATACATGCCTATCGACGAGAAACTCATCCCGCCCGGGCCGCTTACCTTTACGCTAAATATCATGAAATACGTAAAAGACGAGAAGCTTGCCGATGACTTTGCAGACTTCGTCTGCTCCGTGGAGGGGCAGGAAATTTTCGAGCGTCACGGCTTTACCTCCATCCATTCGGCGCGCGGGCTCGAACTCATAGAAAGGTTTGGTGTAAAAGATGTTTAGTATAGTAAATATGGCAAAGATGAAAAAAGTCTCTAGGCTAACTAAAATTCGTCGCTTGGTGCAGCTGATTTTTATCGGCGCGATCGGGCAGTGGGCATACTACGGGATTTTTAGATGCCCTTTTATCGCGCCTTTCGTAAACTGCCAATCCTGTCCGATCGTCACGTGCTGGGGGCGGATCGCGACCGTGTTTTTCGGCTTTTGGCTATTTATCCCCGTGCTTGTTATTTTCCTTGGGCGCGCGTTTTGCGGCTGGCTTTGCCCAGGCGGATTCGTAAATCAAATGCTAGGTAAATTTGCTATTTTTAAGCTTAAAATTCGCAATAAAAAGCTTAGATTTGCGCAGATAGGCATGGTTCTAGCCGTATTGCTTAGCGCGGGCGTATATTTTATCTACGGCAATCCTCGCGTCATGATCCCTATCCGCACCAGCGACGAGTATCTCAACGCCGTTATCATGTCTTTTAAATTTTCCGACTGGTACTGGGCAGTTCGCACTGCCGTCGTCGTAGCTCTTATCGCCGCGTCCTTGATCGTCGCAAATTTATGGTGTCGCTTCGCCTGTCCTAGCGGCGGCATAATGGAGCTACTGCGTAAAATTTCAATATTTCGCGTTTACAAAACAGACGCCTGCGATAACTGCAATGCTTGTTTGCGCAAATGCGAAATGGGCACGAGACCGGACGAGATGAACTGCACAAACTGCGGCGATTGTATGGATGTTTGCCACGCGGACGCCATCAAATTCGGAAGGAAAAAAGATTGATGAATTTTTTCGCCAAGCCCTCTTTCGACAACCACCCCTGCTTTAGCAAAAAAGCGTCCGCCGCCTACGGGCGCGTGCATCTTCCCGTAGCGCCGCATTGCAATATCCAGTGCAATTTTTGCAACCGCATCTACGACTGCGCCAACGAAAATCGCCCCGGCGTAACAGGGAGGGTGCAGAGCCCGGATGAAGCCGCGCTATACGTGGAAAATCTATTTAAATTTAGACAAGATATCTCGGTCATCGGCATCGCAGGGCCAGGAGATCCTATGTGTGATGCCGACAAGACCCTAGCGATCTTTGAAAAATGCAAAGCCCGCTTCCCTCACGCCCTGCTTTGCCTATCCACAAACGGCCTAGCTCTGCCCGAGCACGTGGACGATATCGTGCGAATCGGCGTGAGCCACGTGACGGTAACGGTCAATGCCGTAACGCCGGGCGTAGGCGGCAAAATTTATGCGTGGGTGCGCCACGGAAATAGAATTTACCGCGGCGAAGAGGGCGCTAGAATTCTTGGGGCGCGCCAAGAGGAAGGGATCCGCAAACTAAAAGAAGCCCGCATGATCGTAAAGATCAATACGGTCGTAATCCCTGGCGTAAATATGGCTCACGTCCCGCAAATCGCGGAAAAAGCTAAGGAGTGGCGAGCCGATATCATGAACTGTATGGCGATGATCCCCGTGCATGATACCCCTTTTGCAAATATCAAATCGCCCTCTAACGAAGAAATTCGCAGCATGCGAAAGTTAATCGGCGGCTCAATGGCGCAGATGACTCACTGCAGCAGGTGCCGCGCCGACGCATGCGGTAAGCTTTGCGAGAGATAAAGACCTGCTTTTAGCGGGTCTTTTATCCGGTGCAGAATACACTCCCATAGCGCACAAAATTTTATGAAAAGATTTAAATTTAGAATTTGTCTAAATTCAGAACTAGCAAGCAGCCGATAAGCGGCTTTTTGGCTGCGGCGGTTTTTTAAAATTTAAAAACAATTTTTAAATAATATTATTTTGTTTTTATTTAACTTTGGCTATAATACTCGCAAAATTAGGCATCAAAAAACCGTATAACGGTAAAATAAAGGAGACATCATGGAAAAAGTTTCAAGACGTGATCTGCTCAAAATGAGCCTAGTTGGCGCGGGAGCTTTAGCGCTCGGCTCCGTAAACGCAAATGCTGCGGTAAACGCTAAAGACGTCAAATTTGACGAAGAGTGGGACGTAGTTATCGTGGGCTCTGGTTTTGCAGGACTTGCAGCTGGTATCACCGCAGCCGAAAAGGGCAACAAAGTCCTAATCCTAGAAAAGATGGGACGCGTCGGCGGCAACTCCGTTATTAACGGCGGAATTTTTGCCGTTCCAAACAGCGACAAACAAAAAGCAGAAGGCATCAAAGATAGTAACGAGCTATTTATCAAAGACTGCCTAAAAGCCGGCCGCGGACTAAACCACGTAGATCTAATCGACACTATCGCTACTCGCGCGCAAGACGCATATAAACTAACTCTAAAATGCGGCGCTAAATACATAGATAAAGTTACTCACGCAGGCGGACACAGCGTACCTAGATCGCTTCAAACAGCTAACGGCTCAGGCTCAGGTATCGTTCAGCCGATGGTAGAATACTTTAAAAACCTACAAGGCTGCGAGCTAAGACAAAGAGCTAAATTTGACGAATTCGTCCTAGGCGAAGACGGCGGCGTAGACGGCGTGATCATCAGAGAGGATTATAAATTCGACTCAAAGAGCCAAAAAGACGACGCCGAAAACACTACCGGAACTAAAAAGACTATAAAAGCTAAAAAAGGCGTAGTACTAGCTGCGGGCGGATTTTGCCGCGACGTATTCTTTAGACAGGTTCAAGACCCGTCTATCCTACCTACCACAGATAGCACCAATCACCCGGGCGCAACAGCAGGCGCTATGAAAGAGGCATTTAGGATCGGCGCAACTCCGGTGCAGCTAAGCTGGATACAGTTTGGTCCATGGGCATGCCCTGACGAAAAGGGATTTGGCGTAGGCTCTATGTTTAACGTAAACGGAAGCTTCCGCTACGGAATTTCAGTCGATCCAAGAACCGGCAAACGCTATATGAACGAACTAGCAGACCGCCGCACACGCTCTCAAGCTATGTTTAAAGTAATCGACGCAAAAGCCGATATCTATCCTATCAACTTCTGCGATAGCGAGGGCGTAAAAAACATGGTCATACCTGAGCACTACACTAAACCGCTAGAGTCCGGCGTACTAAAGAAATTTGAAACTCTAGACGAACTAGCGGCAGCTTATAAAATCCCTGCTGCAGAGCTAAAAAAGACAGTCGAGAGATACAATAGCTTCGTTAAATCAGGCAAAGACGAGGACTTTGGCAAACCTATGGATAAAACCACTACAAACGGCGTAGATATCTCTAAAGCTCCTTTCTACGCTATGCGCGGTACGCCAAAACTCCACCACACCATGGGCGGTATCGACATCAATACCAAAGCGCAGGTCATCTCTTTACAAACCGAGATGCCTATCCCAAGATTATTTGCAGCAGGCGAGATCACCGGCGGCGTACACGGAGCTAGCCGCTTAGGTAGCGTGGCGATCGCAGACTGCTTAACGTTTGGTATGATTGCGGGTGAGAATATAGGCTAATTTGCGGCGTCTTTCGGACGCTTTTTGCGGATTTTGTTAAAATTTGACTCGATAGGCTACATGCCTTATCTTCGTCAAATTTTAACTTCAAACCTAAAATCAGCCTCGAAACACTTGCAAATTTTATTTTAATCGCAGGCTGAATTTAAAGTTAAATTTGAAAATTCGGCTTGCGGTACTTCATTAAATTTTATCGCTTGATGAACGAAATGTTCTATCTGCACTCTAAAATTTAGATCCGCCTCGCCTAAAGCTCGCGATAATTCGTTTTAAATTTGCATTTTTTGAGTGCTTTTACGGAGTTTGCTAAAATTTTGCCCGACAGGCTATTTTGCTTCGTTTCACTCACAACTGCAAGCAGAAGTCTAGCTTGCGCAATTTTTAGCTTCTAACTCAAAAAATCGCCTCGAAATACTTGCAAATTTTATTTTAATCGCAGGCCGAATTTGGTCTGTGATACTTTTACCTAATAAACTTGAAATTTTATAAATCACCTCTGTCAAAATTTTAAAAATATATGAGCTAAAGTTTTGTCATGCAGGCGAAATTTTGTATCACGTCTTACTAAAATTTAAAATTTTTAATAAAAATTATATATTCCGCACGATATAATCGCGCATCTGCTCGCAGCGCGAGCGATAGCTAAATTTCA includes these proteins:
- a CDS encoding flavocytochrome c — protein: MEKVSRRDLLKMSLVGAGALALGSVNANAAVNAKDVKFDEEWDVVIVGSGFAGLAAGITAAEKGNKVLILEKMGRVGGNSVINGGIFAVPNSDKQKAEGIKDSNELFIKDCLKAGRGLNHVDLIDTIATRAQDAYKLTLKCGAKYIDKVTHAGGHSVPRSLQTANGSGSGIVQPMVEYFKNLQGCELRQRAKFDEFVLGEDGGVDGVIIREDYKFDSKSQKDDAENTTGTKKTIKAKKGVVLAAGGFCRDVFFRQVQDPSILPTTDSTNHPGATAGAMKEAFRIGATPVQLSWIQFGPWACPDEKGFGVGSMFNVNGSFRYGISVDPRTGKRYMNELADRRTRSQAMFKVIDAKADIYPINFCDSEGVKNMVIPEHYTKPLESGVLKKFETLDELAAAYKIPAAELKKTVERYNSFVKSGKDEDFGKPMDKTTTNGVDISKAPFYAMRGTPKLHHTMGGIDINTKAQVISLQTEMPIPRLFAAGEITGGVHGASRLGSVAIADCLTFGMIAGENIG
- a CDS encoding substrate-binding domain-containing protein; amino-acid sequence: MKFKEIDESRRGFLKGALAAAAIAGPESMLAGFTPFKPDSLQVWSCGGLSEAFAQINAVYESKTGHNIQYTGAFAGALGKSLLALQGKTEVFGARVLELSQKLRKAGLSLRFRPLCFTDYVLVVPKGNPAGIRDLKDLAEPGVRVMLPLRASPPGSGPVKGILKNSGLTEPVMKNMIANGSCVIQMMCDLVDGKGDASIIEKRLTTHDRFKDKIEYMPIDEKLIPPGPLTFTLNIMKYVKDEKLADDFADFVCSVEGQEIFERHGFTSIHSARGLELIERFGVKDV
- a CDS encoding 2-hydroxyacyl-CoA dehydratase family protein → MQTKGDPVANIAERYFKIPCSVMYQNDARGDIIKEFIREYQADGVIDVVLSGCHTYATLTNRIKEASREAGANYMSLKTDYSKQGVRQIRTRSEAFIELL
- a CDS encoding 4Fe-4S binding protein, whose product is MFSIVNMAKMKKVSRLTKIRRLVQLIFIGAIGQWAYYGIFRCPFIAPFVNCQSCPIVTCWGRIATVFFGFWLFIPVLVIFLGRAFCGWLCPGGFVNQMLGKFAIFKLKIRNKKLRFAQIGMVLAVLLSAGVYFIYGNPRVMIPIRTSDEYLNAVIMSFKFSDWYWAVRTAVVVALIAASLIVANLWCRFACPSGGIMELLRKISIFRVYKTDACDNCNACLRKCEMGTRPDEMNCTNCGDCMDVCHADAIKFGRKKD
- a CDS encoding radical SAM protein, with the translated sequence MNFFAKPSFDNHPCFSKKASAAYGRVHLPVAPHCNIQCNFCNRIYDCANENRPGVTGRVQSPDEAALYVENLFKFRQDISVIGIAGPGDPMCDADKTLAIFEKCKARFPHALLCLSTNGLALPEHVDDIVRIGVSHVTVTVNAVTPGVGGKIYAWVRHGNRIYRGEEGARILGARQEEGIRKLKEARMIVKINTVVIPGVNMAHVPQIAEKAKEWRADIMNCMAMIPVHDTPFANIKSPSNEEIRSMRKLIGGSMAQMTHCSRCRADACGKLCER
- a CDS encoding DMT family transporter; this encodes MKQKFYSAFWLKHLGVYYMLVASFYFALNGALAKVMAERMSSAEIVFFRNVVGIAIVLFSLRRVKNLGPGGKPWLLAFRGFIGSCGILATFYNIAHIDLGTAFTFQKTAPIFTALFSAFFLGEKLSSKGWFAILLGFGGILLVVRPHIGISVTDAVGIFGGMCAGLAYTSVRELRKHYATNLIVLVFVSSATFLSAMMMVAGWALEGSEVKILGLFSGADLAKLAYFNPPSLFDWVLVALLGVSGIYFQIYMTRAYAASRKAGIVAAISYSDILFSMALGIMLGDHLPGPIVLAGIAVVILSGILIARER
- a CDS encoding BadF/BadG/BcrA/BcrD ATPase family protein — encoded protein: MHFIGTNIGGASSKLSVMDERGEFCELFLLPSGFSAVKVARQIKQNLEQKGYGDGFVTATGYGRISVEYAQLSMSEILCHGLGAHFLFEQDCTVEGMGGQDTKAIKTLNGKPADFIMNDKCSAGTGKFLEISAGRLGLELSEIYKTARKNPAIKLSPPMHGFC